The window TCACCGGGCGAGGGAAAGTCCCATCAAGACGGTATTCGCCCTACTTTTCCTAATCATTTTTACAGTTTTTACATTTTTTTCGCTGGGTTTGGCACTGGCGCTGGTGGCGGTAGTGGTTTTGGGCGCGGCAACGCACACCTATTTTCTGCCCATTTCCTACCGGCTGGACGCCAAGGGGGTTACAGTTGACAAGCGCATTTTTCAGTATACCTATGAGTGGGGGCGGTTCCGGCGGTTCTTTCATACCCGGGGTGGGGTGGTTTTGAGTCCGTTTGCCCGGCGTAATTTCCTGGACAATTTTCGGGGGGTGCATCTTTTGCTGCCCAGGGATGCCGGGGAGGTGATTGAATTTCTTAAGAGCCGGTTGCCCGGACCGGATGATGTTTCTTGACTTTGGGCAAAGGGGGGAGATAATGAGCGAAAGAGCAAAGATGAAAAAGGAACAGCGGAAGCAGCAGAAGGTAAAACCGAAGGCACCGGCAAGGCTGCCGGAAGGTCCCATGGTCGCTTTCAAACCAAAGAACTATCTCCTGTTGGGTGCTGGCGTGATAGCAATTGTTGCCGGTTTTGTTTTGCTTTCGATGGGTTCAACGAGGGTGGCGCCGCTGCTCTTGGTTACCGGTTATTGTGTCTTGGTGCCGCTCGGGCTTTTGTTAAAATGAGGCGGCGGCTGTTGACGGCAGAGGATATTAAGGCGACCGTCAGCCGGCTGAGTGAGGAGGTGGCGGCGCGCAATCAGGATATTGACAATTTAGCCCTAATCGGAATTCAGCGCCGGGGGGTGCCGCTTGCCCAAAGGATTGCCCGGGAATTGGGCAAAGGGTCTGTGCCGGTACCGGTGGGTTCGATTGACATTACCCTTTACCGGGATGATTTGCAACTGGTGGCAGAGACCCCCCTGGTGCGCGGCTCAAACATCAATTTTGACATCAATGGCAAGACGGTGGTATTGGTGGATGATGTGATTTTTACCGGGAGAACCGTCCGGGCGGCGCTGACCGAACTACTTGACTTCGGGCGTCCGCAGCGGGTGCAGCTGTTGGTCTTGATTGACCGCGGGCACCGGGAGCTGCCGATTCAGCCCGATTTTGTTGGTAGGTTTGTCAAGACAAAAAGGGATGACCTGGTTGATATCTATCTTGAGGAGGTTGACGGCAAGGATGAGGTGGTTTTGACCAGGAAGGGTTAGCGGTGGCGTTGCAGCACCTGTTAGGGATAGCGGAGCTGACGCGGGAGGAGATTTTAACCATCTTGGAGCAGGCAAAGAGGTTCCGGGAGGTGCTGGACCGACCGATACCGATTGTGCCGGCGCTGCGGGGAAAGACGATTGTCAATCTCTTCTTTGAACCTTCCACGCGCACCATCACCTCCTTCACACTGGCGGCGAGTAGGCTTTCAGCCCAGTGCCTCAACTTTGCGGTGAGCGCCTCATCGGCAAAGAAGGGCGAGAGCCTGTTGGATACGGTAGAAAATATTCTTGCGATGAGGGTGGATGGGGTGGTGGTGCGTCATTCCCTTGCCGGGGTGCCCCATTTCCTTGCCCGGCGGGTAAACTGCTTTGTTGTCAATGCGGGTGATGGCTGTCATGAGCATCCCACCCAGGCGTTACTTGACAATTTTACTCTCCTGGAGCGGTTTGGCAGTCTGGAGGGGAAGCGGGTGCTCATTGTTGGCGACATCGCCCATTCCCGGGTTGCCCGTTCCAATATCATCTGTTTGAACAAATTGGGGGCAAAGGTGGCGGTGTGTGCACCACCGACGCTTCTGCCAGTAGGGGTTGAACATTTGGGGTGTGAGGTGTTCTTCCGGCTGGACAAAATTCTTTACGAGGTGGATGTGGTCCATATGCTCAGACTACAGGTGGAGCGGATGGGTGCGGGTTTGATTCCCAGTCTGCGGGAGTACCGGCAGTTTTATGGGTTGACAAGGGAGCGTCTTTCGAAATTGAAGCCAGAGGTGGTGATAATTCACCCTGGTCCGGTTAACTGGGGGGTGGAGATGGATTATGATGTCAAGGAGATGCCCCAGACCTTGATACTGAATCAGGTGAAAAACGGTGTGGCGGTAAGGATGGCGGTGCTTTTCCTTCTTGCTGCCGGGAGGGGGCTTTTGACCGAGGAGGCCGGTAGTGGGTAAGATACTGTTTACTGGTGGGAGTGTTATTGACCCGGTTGGTGGCAGGATAAGAAGGGCGGATGTTCTGATTGAGAATGGATTGGTGAAGGCGGTTGGTGCACGCATCAAGGCGCCAGACGCAAAGAAGGTTGACTGCCGCAACCGTTTTCTCGCACCAGGATTCATTGACCTGCACTGCCATCTGCGGGAGCCGGGTGAGGAGATAAGTGAAACCATTGCCTCGGGCGCCTGGGCGGCTTTTGCCTCAGGATTCACCCAGATCTGTCCGATGCCCAATACCAATCCAGCGATTGATTCCGAGGCGATGGTGCGGTTTGAACTGGAGGCGGCAAGAGGTGTCAATGGTGCGAGGCTAATTCCGGTTGGCTGCTGTACCAAGGGCAGGCAGGGCAAGGAACTGGCAGAGTTAGGTGGGATGAGCATGGCTGGGGCCCGAGCGGTGTCTGATGATGGCAACTGGGTTAGTGATGCTAATTTGATGCGCAGGGTTTTGGAGTATGCCAAGACATTTAACCTTTTGGTGATGTCCCATTGTGAGGTGCCCGAACTTTCTCTTGGTCTGGCGGATGAGGGGTTTGTTGCCACACGGCTGGGTTTGCCCGCTTCACCCGGGATTGCCGAGGCGATAGCAGCAATGCGGGATATAATGCTTGCCGAGTGGACCGGCGCACCACTGCACATATGTCATGTCTCCAGCCGGGAGACGGTAGAGGTATTACGGTGGGCAAAGGCAAGGGGAGTTGCGGTAACCGCCGAAACCTGCCCCCATTATTTTACCCTGACGAGCGAAGCTTTGGGCAGGGAATATGATAGCAACCTGCGTGTGAATCCACCGCTGCGCAGTGAATTAGACCGTAAGGCAATCGTCCGGGCGTTGAAGGATGGCACGATTGATGCAATTAGCACCGACCATGCGCCCCATACTTCTGAGGAGAAGGAGAGGGAGTTTGAGGCGGCTGCACCTGGCATCATTGGGTTTGAGACCGCATTCAGCCTCTGTTATGAGGTGTTGGTGCTGAAAAAGGTGCTGACCCTGCCCGAACTTGTTGCCCGGCTCAGCACCGCACCTGCACAGATTTTGGGTTTGGAGCCGCCGGCGATTGAACCAGGGAAGGAGGCAAACCTGGTCTTATTAGACACCGAGGTGAGATGGGAGTTCAGCAGAGAGAGGGTGCTTTCCCGTTCTTTTAACACCCCTTTTCTCGGTAGGATGATGCGGGGTAAGGTGGTGGCGGTCTTCTTGGGAGAAAATTACTATTTTGATTCAGAATTTTTGGGAGAACAATCTGAGGTTGGTAAGTTTCCTAAGGTAGGTTTTAAAAAAACAGGAGCGTAAATTTACGCTCCTGTAAATGCTGGATAGAGTTTGTTGTTATCGGCGATAGATTATGCCGAATTTACCGGTGTGCCGCACATCATGCCGGAACATCGGCCAAGGGCTTTGCATAAGAGTGCGTTCAGGTCTACCCGCAACCGCAAATATGAGACCATCGGGTGTGGCGATGTAGATAATGCCATACTGGTCAATTACAGGCGAAGGGAAAAGGTCGATTGAAAAGCGAGGTCTGGGAAGGGAAGGGGATTCCAGCAGAACCTCCCAGGCGATAGTCCCTTCAGGGGTGATACAGTAAAGCTTTTCAAATGTTGAATCTGCCGGTCCAGCCAAATAGAGATGCCCATCTGTTGTCAAGAGGGGGGTGCTGGTGATGGAGGCGTTAGGGTGAAGCAGGCAGCGCCAGAGGGGTTCGCCATTAGGGGTTAATTTATAAAGATAGCCATCGTCACAGCCGA of the candidate division WOR-3 bacterium genome contains:
- the pyrR gene encoding bifunctional pyr operon transcriptional regulator/uracil phosphoribosyltransferase PyrR; amino-acid sequence: MTAEDIKATVSRLSEEVAARNQDIDNLALIGIQRRGVPLAQRIARELGKGSVPVPVGSIDITLYRDDLQLVAETPLVRGSNINFDINGKTVVLVDDVIFTGRTVRAALTELLDFGRPQRVQLLVLIDRGHRELPIQPDFVGRFVKTKRDDLVDIYLEEVDGKDEVVLTRKG
- a CDS encoding dihydroorotase produces the protein MGKILFTGGSVIDPVGGRIRRADVLIENGLVKAVGARIKAPDAKKVDCRNRFLAPGFIDLHCHLREPGEEISETIASGAWAAFASGFTQICPMPNTNPAIDSEAMVRFELEAARGVNGARLIPVGCCTKGRQGKELAELGGMSMAGARAVSDDGNWVSDANLMRRVLEYAKTFNLLVMSHCEVPELSLGLADEGFVATRLGLPASPGIAEAIAAMRDIMLAEWTGAPLHICHVSSRETVEVLRWAKARGVAVTAETCPHYFTLTSEALGREYDSNLRVNPPLRSELDRKAIVRALKDGTIDAISTDHAPHTSEEKEREFEAAAPGIIGFETAFSLCYEVLVLKKVLTLPELVARLSTAPAQILGLEPPAIEPGKEANLVLLDTEVRWEFSRERVLSRSFNTPFLGRMMRGKVVAVFLGENYYFDSEFLGEQSEVGKFPKVGFKKTGA
- a CDS encoding aspartate carbamoyltransferase catalytic subunit, translating into MALQHLLGIAELTREEILTILEQAKRFREVLDRPIPIVPALRGKTIVNLFFEPSTRTITSFTLAASRLSAQCLNFAVSASSAKKGESLLDTVENILAMRVDGVVVRHSLAGVPHFLARRVNCFVVNAGDGCHEHPTQALLDNFTLLERFGSLEGKRVLIVGDIAHSRVARSNIICLNKLGAKVAVCAPPTLLPVGVEHLGCEVFFRLDKILYEVDVVHMLRLQVERMGAGLIPSLREYRQFYGLTRERLSKLKPEVVIIHPGPVNWGVEMDYDVKEMPQTLILNQVKNGVAVRMAVLFLLAAGRGLLTEEAGSG